In Methanothrix sp., a genomic segment contains:
- a CDS encoding DUF460 domain-containing protein — MEKIPPGNAAGRGALDRPGGRGDLSIFGVDIASGSPGSRRAPSYSLVILEGDSLVPHHMISRHKLIRMIRERQPEIVAVDNVHELAESHRDLINLLRRLPSSTRLVQVTGGERPESLVRLARWNGITFDRTKPLEEAEASARLAARGVGAVVSAFEDRTLIKVSRRRSLGRGGWSQNRYTRKIHGAVMSLAREVERQLREAGLEYSLRTVEGLGGFTRAEFLVEAPRDKVHINAGYSVDAQLKVQSIERPALQYKPLLHRRGYIIVGLDPGTTTGIAALNLRGELVDLISSRAISSSDVIEWIAARGRPLIVATDVSPTPGAVEKVKRAFNAILFSPGTDMAGEEKIALGKELGYRNDHERDALAAALAAFKRYKNKFMQVEKKAPAEVDPDEIKALVVRGYSIENAIAEFTQASPPEGRPSTAAPAATPVTGAAATDPDAAGLRSQIQQLTEQVRTLRSYVDELRSQMAKKDADLQRANERLDRAKDKTLREIKREHEIRIREKEIERLRSILRAERKYTKRLKRTVAARKRAERIEAVKGLRRLKPVAAFSREAVLAAAERYALAEGDLVLLEDASGGGRSTAEIFREKGVAAIVAEGEMAPAMQEHFLDLDLPVFTSREVAVQRIDGLPFIRPEELEAAREKWGVQQKARQARREAERLESLFQDYKAERMKEEKRKKRMEQREKMGRREGYN; from the coding sequence TTGGAGAAAATACCGCCTGGAAATGCCGCTGGAAGAGGCGCTCTCGATCGTCCGGGGGGCAGAGGGGATTTGAGCATCTTTGGGGTGGATATCGCCAGCGGCTCACCGGGCAGCCGCAGAGCTCCCAGCTACTCATTGGTGATCCTGGAGGGGGACTCGCTTGTCCCTCACCATATGATCAGCAGGCATAAGCTGATCCGGATGATCAGGGAACGGCAGCCGGAGATAGTGGCCGTGGATAATGTGCATGAGCTGGCAGAGAGCCACAGGGACCTGATCAACCTTCTGCGCCGTCTCCCTTCCTCCACCCGTCTGGTGCAGGTGACGGGCGGGGAGAGGCCGGAGTCCCTGGTCCGTCTGGCCCGCTGGAATGGCATCACCTTCGATCGCACCAAACCCCTGGAGGAGGCCGAGGCCTCGGCCAGGCTGGCGGCCAGGGGGGTGGGGGCGGTCGTCTCCGCCTTTGAGGATAGGACGCTGATCAAGGTGAGCCGGAGGCGATCCCTGGGCAGGGGTGGCTGGAGCCAGAACCGCTACACCCGCAAGATCCATGGCGCAGTGATGTCTCTGGCCCGTGAGGTGGAAAGGCAGCTTCGCGAGGCGGGCCTGGAGTACTCCCTGCGGACGGTGGAGGGGCTGGGCGGCTTCACCCGGGCGGAGTTTCTGGTGGAGGCCCCGCGGGATAAGGTGCATATCAATGCCGGCTATTCAGTCGATGCTCAACTGAAGGTACAGAGCATAGAGAGGCCTGCTCTGCAGTACAAGCCCCTCCTGCACCGCAGGGGCTACATCATCGTGGGCCTCGACCCAGGAACCACCACCGGCATCGCCGCCCTGAACCTGCGGGGGGAACTGGTCGATCTGATCAGCTCCCGTGCCATCTCCTCCTCGGACGTGATCGAGTGGATAGCTGCCCGGGGAAGGCCGCTGATTGTCGCCACAGATGTCTCTCCCACTCCGGGGGCAGTGGAGAAGGTGAAGAGGGCCTTCAATGCCATCCTGTTCAGTCCGGGAACGGATATGGCGGGCGAGGAGAAGATCGCCCTGGGCAAGGAGCTGGGCTACAGGAACGATCATGAGAGAGATGCCCTGGCCGCCGCCCTGGCCGCCTTCAAGAGATACAAGAACAAGTTCATGCAAGTGGAGAAGAAGGCGCCGGCGGAGGTTGACCCCGATGAGATCAAGGCCCTGGTGGTCCGGGGCTATTCCATCGAGAATGCCATCGCCGAGTTCACCCAGGCATCCCCGCCTGAGGGCAGGCCATCGACGGCTGCCCCGGCGGCCACCCCGGTCACAGGGGCAGCTGCCACAGATCCCGATGCAGCCGGACTGCGCTCGCAGATCCAGCAGCTGACTGAGCAGGTGAGGACTCTGCGCTCCTATGTGGATGAGCTTCGGTCTCAGATGGCAAAGAAGGATGCTGATCTGCAGAGGGCGAACGAGAGGCTGGACCGGGCCAAGGACAAGACCCTCCGGGAGATCAAGAGGGAGCATGAGATCAGGATCCGGGAGAAAGAGATTGAACGGCTGCGCTCTATCCTGCGCGCGGAGAGGAAGTACACCAAGAGGCTGAAGAGGACTGTGGCTGCCCGGAAGAGGGCGGAGAGGATAGAGGCGGTGAAGGGGCTGCGCCGCTTGAAGCCTGTGGCGGCCTTCTCCCGCGAGGCAGTGCTGGCTGCGGCGGAGCGTTATGCTCTCGCCGAGGGGGATCTCGTCCTCTTGGAGGATGCCAGCGGCGGGGGAAGGAGCACAGCAGAGATCTTCCGGGAGAAGGGAGTGGCGGCGATAGTGGCAGAGGGGGAGATGGCCCCAGCGATGCAGGAGCACTTCCTGGATCTGGATCTTCCCGTATTCACCTCCAGGGAGGTTGCAGTACAGAGGATCGATGGCCTGCCCTTCATCCGGCCGGAGGAGCTGGAGGCGGCGCGGGAGAAGTGGGGGGTGCAGCAGAAGGCCCGGCAGGCGAGGCGGGAGGCGGAGAGGCTGGAGAGCCTCTTTCAGGATTATAAAGCGGAGAGGATGAAGGAGGAGAAGAGGAAGAAGAGGATGGAGCAGAGGGAGAAGATGGGCAGGAGGGAGGGGTATAATTGA
- the cobN gene encoding cobaltochelatase subunit CobN: MRITCLVGNAYISVFTKAGRHLALDMQLFSTQRLDDQPDRISEALRACQECDLIFIHRGSSGIWDEMEPSLRELGRIKPIVCLGYDQAYWMLSTAPADVVITANAYLTHGGESNIKNMFLYLCRELLHNDVDALPPSPMPWEGAYHPDAPHHFEDIHEYLKWYEPDDGPVVGLLFSRFYWANRDMAAEEGLIRSLEREGLNVIPVFSYSVKDDDLGTRSMGEVVRDYFFIDGKPIIDVMVKTAAFFLGQDKNNMSGTEKNQTGIALLKELNVPVFEPIPSTRMTLEEWENSIGLSDDIGWAVSMPEFEGMIEPIVIGARSKQGDYEMRTAIPERCTKLARRVKGWTKLARKPITERRVAFIFHNNPCTSVEASVGGGAHLDTIESVARIMDRMDQAGYYLESIPKSGKELIETIMNRKAISEFRWTPIEEIVAKGGVLAYQTKEEYEQWFNALTPQVKDRVCDAWGNPPGEPKYGIPAAMLYQGKIVITGVQYGNVVICVQPKRGCAGARCDGQVCKILHDPDVPPTHQYMATYRYLEDIFGADVLIHVGTHGNLEFLPGKGVGLSKDCYPDICIGTIPHLYIYNADNPPEGTIAKRRSYAVLIDHMQTVMTESGLYDELLEVDRLLGEYETAKHDHARSHELRHLLIDALKAANLDKGMKGLDSMPAGEIVTEAHNQLSRIRNTQIDSGMHIFGELPQDEKRIEFINSIMRFEGNGVPLRSTVASMMGLSLEELLAEAGAMNERYGKSHGQLLEMIDGVCKQLIGVYLQEGGAEPCEVLGLPAAGYEDKLQAIKEKVLDLQARMEASLEIESLLNGIGGSYIEAGPSGLITRGRDDVLPTGRNFYSLDPYRVPTKTAWKVGCKLGEAVISKHRSDEGRYPENVAFFWMCSDIMWADGEDMAQMLFLLGAEPVWLSNGRLKGFRIIPLEELGRPRIDLTIRVSGITRDNFPNCIDTIDEAVQAVAALDEPLEMNHVRKHALANLENGTAKDWREATLRIFASKPGTYQSGTNLAVYASAWKDGKDLSDIFVYWNGYAYGKGVAGRESHQHFVNTLKSVDVTYNKVVSDEYDLFGCCCYFGTHGGMTAAARHLSGKDVKAYYGDTREPEHVEVRDLADEVRRVVRTKLLNPKWIEGMKQHGYKGAGDISKRVGRVYGWEATTQEVDDWIFDDIARTFIMDEENRKFFQENNPWAMEEMGRRLLEAEQRGLWKADPEVLDALKNLYLEIEGWMEERMGDVEGQFQGGSIDVINADEVAAWKEKMRKVIGV; the protein is encoded by the coding sequence ATGAGAATCACATGCCTTGTAGGTAATGCATATATATCCGTATTCACCAAGGCCGGAAGACATCTGGCCTTAGATATGCAGCTCTTTTCCACTCAGAGGCTTGATGATCAGCCGGACAGGATTTCCGAGGCATTGAGGGCCTGCCAGGAATGCGACCTGATCTTCATTCACCGCGGCAGCAGTGGGATCTGGGACGAGATGGAGCCGAGTCTAAGAGAGCTGGGAAGGATCAAGCCCATCGTCTGCCTGGGCTATGATCAGGCCTACTGGATGCTCTCTACAGCTCCCGCAGATGTTGTGATAACTGCAAATGCTTACCTGACGCATGGCGGAGAGAGCAACATAAAGAACATGTTCCTGTATCTCTGCCGGGAGCTGCTGCACAATGATGTGGACGCCCTTCCACCCAGTCCCATGCCATGGGAGGGGGCATACCATCCAGATGCCCCGCATCACTTCGAGGATATTCATGAGTATCTCAAGTGGTATGAGCCTGACGACGGCCCTGTTGTAGGCCTTCTCTTCTCCAGGTTTTACTGGGCGAACAGAGATATGGCCGCAGAGGAGGGGCTGATCAGATCTCTGGAAAGGGAAGGACTGAACGTAATTCCTGTGTTCTCATATTCAGTTAAAGATGATGATCTTGGCACCAGGAGCATGGGCGAGGTGGTACGGGACTACTTCTTCATCGACGGCAAACCGATCATAGACGTCATGGTAAAGACGGCCGCCTTCTTCCTGGGCCAGGACAAGAACAATATGAGCGGGACAGAGAAGAACCAAACCGGCATCGCTCTATTGAAGGAGCTGAATGTGCCTGTATTTGAGCCCATCCCCTCCACCCGCATGACCCTGGAGGAATGGGAGAACAGCATCGGACTTTCCGATGATATAGGCTGGGCTGTGTCCATGCCGGAGTTCGAAGGGATGATAGAGCCCATCGTCATCGGTGCCAGATCGAAGCAAGGCGATTATGAGATGCGTACGGCTATCCCTGAGCGCTGCACGAAGCTTGCCAGAAGAGTTAAGGGATGGACCAAGCTGGCCAGAAAGCCCATAACCGAGAGGCGTGTGGCTTTCATATTCCATAACAATCCCTGCACCTCAGTGGAAGCATCAGTGGGCGGCGGCGCGCACCTGGATACCATAGAGAGCGTTGCACGCATCATGGATAGAATGGATCAGGCCGGCTACTACCTTGAGAGCATCCCGAAGAGCGGCAAAGAGCTGATCGAGACCATAATGAACAGAAAGGCCATCTCCGAGTTCCGCTGGACGCCCATCGAGGAGATTGTGGCCAAAGGCGGCGTCCTGGCATATCAGACCAAGGAGGAGTACGAGCAGTGGTTCAATGCCCTCACCCCCCAGGTGAAGGACCGGGTCTGCGATGCCTGGGGAAATCCGCCTGGAGAGCCCAAATATGGCATCCCTGCGGCCATGCTCTACCAGGGCAAGATAGTCATCACCGGCGTTCAGTATGGCAATGTGGTGATCTGCGTGCAGCCCAAGCGCGGCTGTGCCGGAGCACGCTGCGATGGCCAGGTATGCAAGATCCTGCACGATCCCGATGTTCCTCCAACTCATCAGTACATGGCCACCTACCGTTACCTGGAGGATATATTCGGCGCAGATGTTCTGATCCACGTCGGCACTCATGGCAACCTGGAGTTCCTGCCCGGCAAGGGGGTGGGCCTATCCAAGGACTGCTATCCCGACATATGCATCGGCACAATCCCCCATCTTTACATTTACAATGCAGACAATCCGCCCGAGGGCACCATTGCCAAGAGGCGCAGCTATGCCGTATTGATTGACCACATGCAGACTGTCATGACTGAATCTGGGCTTTACGATGAGCTGCTGGAGGTGGACCGGCTGCTGGGCGAATACGAGACCGCCAAGCATGACCATGCCCGCTCGCACGAACTGCGCCATCTGCTCATCGATGCCCTCAAGGCAGCCAATCTCGATAAGGGCATGAAGGGGCTCGATAGTATGCCGGCAGGAGAGATTGTGACTGAGGCACACAATCAGCTAAGCCGCATCAGGAACACCCAGATAGATTCGGGAATGCACATATTCGGCGAACTGCCGCAGGACGAAAAGCGCATCGAATTCATAAACTCCATAATGAGATTCGAGGGGAATGGCGTCCCCCTTCGCAGCACAGTCGCCTCCATGATGGGGCTCTCATTGGAAGAGCTGCTGGCTGAGGCGGGGGCCATGAACGAGAGATATGGCAAATCGCATGGGCAGCTCTTGGAGATGATCGATGGAGTATGCAAGCAGCTCATCGGCGTATATCTTCAGGAAGGCGGGGCCGAGCCGTGCGAGGTTCTGGGCCTTCCTGCTGCAGGCTATGAGGATAAGCTGCAGGCCATTAAAGAGAAGGTGCTCGATCTCCAGGCCCGGATGGAGGCCTCGCTGGAGATCGAATCCCTGCTGAACGGCATTGGGGGCAGCTATATTGAGGCGGGGCCGAGCGGGCTTATCACCCGTGGCCGGGACGATGTTCTGCCCACAGGGCGCAACTTCTACTCCCTGGACCCCTACCGGGTGCCCACCAAGACCGCCTGGAAGGTGGGCTGCAAGCTCGGCGAAGCAGTGATCTCCAAGCACCGGAGTGATGAGGGTCGCTATCCCGAGAACGTCGCCTTCTTCTGGATGTGCAGCGACATCATGTGGGCAGATGGAGAGGATATGGCTCAGATGCTCTTCCTGCTCGGCGCAGAGCCGGTCTGGCTTTCTAATGGAAGGCTGAAGGGGTTCAGGATAATACCCCTGGAAGAGCTCGGCCGCCCAAGGATCGACCTGACCATCAGGGTCTCGGGCATCACCAGAGACAACTTCCCCAACTGCATCGATACAATCGACGAAGCTGTGCAGGCGGTGGCGGCGCTCGATGAGCCCCTGGAGATGAACCACGTTCGCAAGCACGCCCTGGCCAATTTGGAGAACGGCACAGCAAAGGACTGGCGAGAGGCAACCCTTCGAATATTCGCCAGCAAGCCGGGAACCTATCAGTCCGGCACCAATCTGGCCGTCTACGCCTCGGCATGGAAGGACGGGAAGGATCTCTCCGACATCTTCGTCTACTGGAATGGTTATGCCTATGGAAAAGGCGTGGCGGGGAGGGAGTCGCATCAGCATTTCGTCAACACCCTCAAGTCGGTGGATGTGACCTACAATAAGGTGGTCAGCGATGAGTACGATTTATTCGGATGCTGCTGTTACTTCGGTACACACGGAGGGATGACTGCAGCCGCCAGACACCTCTCCGGCAAGGATGTTAAGGCCTACTACGGAGACACCAGAGAGCCGGAGCATGTTGAGGTGCGGGACCTGGCAGACGAGGTCCGCCGCGTCGTTCGGACCAAGCTTCTCAATCCCAAGTGGATTGAGGGCATGAAGCAGCATGGCTACAAGGGTGCAGGCGACATATCCAAGCGTGTGGGGAGGGTCTACGGCTGGGAGGCCACGACGCAGGAGGTTGACGACTGGATCTTCGATGACATCGCCCGGACCTTTATCATGGATGAGGAGAACCGCAAGTTCTTCCAGGAGAACAACCCCTGGGCTATGGAGGAGATGGGACGCCGGCTGCTGGAGGCCGAGCAGAGGGGCCTGTGGAAGGCAGACCCTGAGGTCCTGGATGCCCTGAAGAACCTCTACCTGGAGATCGAGGGATGGATGGAGGAGAGGATGGGCGATGTTGAAGGCCAGTTCCAGGGCGGATCGATCGATGTCATCAATGCCGACGAGGTGGCTGCCTGGAAGGAGAAGATGAGAAAGGTGATCGGGGTGTAA
- a CDS encoding ABC transporter substrate-binding protein has product MTISDSAGRTITIPMPVQRIITLSTDHAEAVMMLGDGDKIIGVSDNLKSKVEIFPSLKNKQGVGKWNEVNFEQIGEIARQGDTIVPDIIVLAYTYPDKPYGAANVAMGLKPFGNITVVGLDFYKPENLTQDVQLLGKILNRNDEAQDYLDWLDSSRTKITNAIKGDDIPNVYFESNNKGGLGELATYGMGSGIDEMIRQSGGINIAGDLEEMYPKVTWEWVITQNPSAIIRIQSSDKIGWDRSASQDTTTLEGIADEIIGRAGGEKIPAISDKDVHVIYWDMMFGMDSVVGQTYLAKILHPDADLHPKDVYREYLKFLGIEFPEERIFVYPPLDEN; this is encoded by the coding sequence TTGACCATCAGTGATTCAGCCGGACGGACCATAACCATACCCATGCCGGTACAAAGGATCATCACCCTTAGCACCGATCATGCGGAAGCAGTGATGATGCTTGGAGATGGAGATAAGATCATAGGAGTCAGCGATAACCTGAAATCGAAGGTCGAAATATTCCCAAGTCTCAAGAATAAGCAGGGTGTGGGCAAATGGAACGAGGTCAACTTCGAACAGATCGGCGAGATCGCCCGCCAGGGAGATACAATAGTCCCCGACATCATCGTCCTCGCTTACACCTATCCCGATAAACCTTATGGAGCAGCGAATGTAGCTATGGGATTGAAGCCCTTTGGAAATATAACCGTCGTAGGTCTTGATTTCTACAAGCCGGAGAACCTCACGCAGGACGTCCAGCTCCTTGGAAAGATATTGAACCGCAATGATGAGGCTCAAGATTATCTGGACTGGCTGGATTCTAGCCGCACGAAGATCACCAATGCCATCAAGGGCGATGACATTCCAAATGTCTACTTTGAGAGCAATAATAAAGGTGGGCTGGGGGAATTAGCCACTTATGGGATGGGCTCCGGGATCGATGAAATGATCAGGCAATCCGGGGGAATCAATATCGCAGGGGATCTCGAAGAGATGTATCCAAAGGTCACCTGGGAGTGGGTGATAACTCAGAATCCCTCTGCAATTATAAGGATTCAATCCTCAGATAAGATCGGATGGGATAGGTCAGCATCACAGGACACAACGACTCTAGAAGGTATAGCAGATGAGATCATAGGCCGGGCAGGTGGGGAAAAGATACCAGCAATATCCGACAAAGACGTTCATGTGATCTACTGGGATATGATGTTCGGAATGGACAGCGTTGTCGGGCAGACATATCTAGCCAAAATTTTGCACCCGGATGCAGATCTACATCCCAAAGATGTATACCGCGAGTACTTGAAGTTCTTGGGGATCGAGTTCCCGGAGGAGAGAATATTCGTCTATCCGCCCTTGGATGAGAATTAA